The segment ATATGTTAAAAGTATGCTTACTAAATTCTGTAGTAATTTGGCAgtcttttaataatattatcgCAAAACGTTTCCACAAATCGTAATGACATCGTTAATTCATTACAACTTTTGGAACGCAATAAGGAAAATATTAAGTTAAGctgttaccattttttttttatcatggtGATTTCAATAGATTTTTTCGGAGTATATAAGTTATAGACTGGTAAATAGTGGGATAAAGAATTACATAGTTTCATATACGCCCCTGAATGGACCAAGAATTTATGAAGAGTTCAACATTTTTTAGATTCTTTACAATCCATTGTAATATTCACTGCTGgtacttttttgaaaattttcggATTTTGTCAGGAAAGACCAAATGACCAGTACAGGTTGCCTTTGATTCCACCAAAAGATACGTCTTTTTATTACACTGTACAGTCCCTAAGGTTAGAATTAATCAAAACGCGGGACTGGTCAATACCTTATCAAAGTGTGCGTGTGTGATTTGCTTTAACTGCTAGCCTATACAAATTAGATGaatcataaattaaaaatatttctttcttttttatgtaaattagttttaaaataaatcgacAGCTTATATTCGGACCAAGATGAAATTCTTCGCAACATTTGCAGTGTTCTGCTATGTCGCCATCTATTCGGTGAATTCGGGTAAGTATGAAACAACTCTTCAATTTGCAAGTGTATGAATTTCCAGTGTTTAGCGTTAATAACTTATGGAAGTATAAACTATACTTTTCTGACTCGGAAAGTTTGCAAGGTCATCTCTATAAaattaaaagattaaaaaagaAGCTATGTTATACATATTTTTCGGTCAGCCCTTGATAAAGTTACATTCTAAGACTCTGAAGACTAAACTTGTACATTATGAGCggccctcccctcccctcccttcatAGGTATATCTTCTCACTCTTTATACCGGGAAAGAGTGACGAGAACAGCGTAGAAGATGACACGGGTCATTGGGATTTGAAGTTAGTGTATAAATTTACACGTGTAATTGTTTAATACTCTCTCTTACACCCTCGCAATCTTCCCCCATGATATAGTGCTATAAAGATGGATACTATACATAAGAGAATGTGTAAGGGCTTTGGTCGTGTTAAGGGATTGGATTCCCGATGGCGTCGGGTAGAGGGTACGGATCTTTCCCAGGGGTTGATTAACCCTAGATATCAAACCTATCGGTATGCAGATTCGATCATTATGAAACACAATTATGAAGATTCCTGTTGATATCCTATTGACTTATTCTCGTCTTCTTCTCGATTAAATAATGAATCATCAATAGTAAATAGCAGATTGAAAATCGTACCGGTAAGGGTGGGTGGGCGTGGGTGGTATTCGAACTGTTGATTGGTCGATTTACAACTCACTGCCACAAATGTtactattaataaatatataaaaaaatatatagacctacatatatatatatatatctatctatatatatatatatatgtgtgtgtgtgtttgtgtattatCAATACACCAACCTTGAAGAAACCTCCACACAAACAACCCCTGGACGCGTATCAGTCTAATAAATGAACACCTGCGTCCTAGACTGTTGTTGGTCTGTTATGATGATTAAATGTACAAACAATTTTTATTAACTTTTACTTTATATTTGAGTGTGAGACCCGACTTGTAGACACACAGATTAATTAGATTCATGAGAATCATGGGAGGTCATAGCATAAAACTGgaaaaatattacataatattacatAACACGATCAAAACACCTGTTACAAGCGCGGCGTATGAATAAATTACTGTTTGTAGGAATCTCTTACGAAATGATTTTGACTTGGCTTGGCTCTATGTAGGTGATGTCTATCCTCTTCAGTTGTTAAATTTATGTGTTATCTTGATTAATTGGGTAATCACTCAACCTCATGGGGgcgggtgcgggggggggggggatagaagAGACTGGATGGGGTCATGATAGTCACTGCGACAAacaatcaaatttaaaataaactcCAAAGTGGTTAATAGATTTACACAAAAACATTTCCCCCCTccaatatcccccccccccagatacCACCACGTGCTTGTTACAAACATGGTGTATACCATTATCCATTTCGCAGATACGACCTCAGCAGTAAATCCAAACTACGACCCAATCATTAACGAGACGTTCACCATTGATGACGACTTTGGCACCTATCGTTGGGGTCTAAGATCCCCTATTGATATCGATGATCAATGCTTCTATGTTTGGTTCGAGGTTGTATCATCGAACACAGTGTACATCCAGTTCGCAGCAACGGAAGAGGATGGCACCGACGCATCTTACAACATTAGTAAGTATTAAAGTCATGTCTACAATAGTATTTAGTACCCGATTTAACGTTGAGTACAACCTACCTCATCAACCAAGTGAGTACTAGATTTCACATCACAGTGACGATATCAGCGAGTATACCTGATTCAGCGGGTACCTATTTATCGTTGAGCACAACTGATATGTAGCCTATTCGACGTCACTGAGCACCGATTATACTTATATACGTACCTGTGAGTACAAGGCTACAATGATGTCTAACGTATCGGTGAGTGAACGACTTTCGACGAGTACAACAGATCATTATGTTTGTCAGTGAGTATATCTGGTTATCGGGGAGTACAACTGATCTACGACATCAGTGTGAGTCCCTCATCTATTTCATCCCACAATTTGATATTTATCACGTCAGTAAAGTTATCACAGGTTATTTATTTGGTTCAAGTGACAAGTACAATGTGAAATGTATATACATTGCACCCGCGGTTGTCAGTATAGGCACAACTGATATCAATGCcaatgggcgcagatcagtcttgggtaatggtggggacgcgtgtctgttctctgatactatctaagcggagcgcgaccatgggtttgcgcgtagcgtacaataattgtttttggcaaatatacctcccagatcgccggacataacacttcccagacccaatgatgctcccaaacctccttacattttagatctcatggcttagaaatttaagttgggggaaatacatgggcgtctgcagaaaaaaaaagcaggggacaaataatccaagaagaattttgtatacgatgggtctggggtcctcgcCCAGAatacaattatagactgccgcaaatgcgatttccgtccaatatttaacaactgtggataaaaataataaaatgagaactgcatgtaatttgcacaatgctggatcaaactgcgccaaagttcaatacaggggaatttgaaatgcagcgtttggtcaagacagattggtggggacacggtatatcatgtccgcACCACTggaaaagttggtggggacgcgtcccgctgtccccactaAGATCTGCGCCCATGTCAATGCCATCTACACAGGTACTCGTTTCTTACAACAATTGATGTTTTCGTCTTCAGTAAGAATCCATTTATcaccgagtgcaacacatgctAGCATTTGACTATGTTCCTAGCTGTCCTgcactgtatactgtatactatGCACTTTCAGAATGGTTAGAGAAGGTTGAGTAATGCGTTGTTAAGTGTACACTGGTTTTTAAATTATGTCGGTTGTCCCGTATACTGAATGAAGCCACATCTTTGTAAGGGTGCATGTAAACGTGTAATACATAAACTTATGGTTTGGTTAAGAAAAAATGCTTTTTCGAGGTGCATCCACAGTCGGTTGCGGGGAGAACAAAAGAGGTTGACATTATGTAGGTAACACTTAGCATGTTCACCTCTTGGCCCACTTCGTATGTGTAAGCCAGTCGATTTAAACTTCGTGCTCAATGGTCAGGCGCTACTTGTATTAAACGACTGAAAAAAGGTCTGTTTGACCAGTTATTTCCACTAATAATATATTAACCTGAGTAATGTCACGTAACAAGGTTTGTCCCATATCCAAGTTTTGCTGAAGTTGAAGAACTCCAAAGTATGACTGCTAACGTTTCTCTTGCACGATGTTGACTTTTCAAAATTGACTGCCTCTTTggtaaatttttctttttttctttttcttttctatgtCAGTGATTGGTAATGCCAACAACAAATATACTTGTATTCAAAGAGGGAACGGAGAATGGCTTCTTGATATAAATACCCCAGGTATTATGACCGAGTAAGTAGCAGTATAGTGACCAACTCCCTTATaactccacctctctccacctctctctctgcTCTCTGTCACTCTCTCATCTGGCTTGGCTAGGGCTGATGTGTTTCATTTAAAACATGGAGTTTCGAAGACCCGATCATCTCTGAGGCTGAAACAACTGGCAGTAACCAATATTTTATCCGCATAATTCACATACTCACAATGAGGAACCGCATACACCAAAACGGTGGGCGTTTTTGCAAAGATAATGAGCTTATACTATGGCCGAAATGTTCAAACATTATCGTTCTTTGTAAAAAGACCCCAACCGTTTGCTTTTCCTTTAGTTTTTGAGCCAGATTATTTGTCTGCTTTGTATTCTGTTCTTCTTTACGCCAATGATTTCCttaagtttttattatttttgttatttttatgtaGTGAAGTACAACGGTTCTATATACAACTAGAACATGGTGTGTGGACGATCGGCTTCCACGAAGGTGACGTCATCGGCTCTGTTAATGATCCAAACATTCAACCAATCATATACGTCGGAATTAGTTCAGCGGCTAAGAGTTCTTGGGTATTCTTCTGGCCTGGATTTGGtaaggaaaatgaaatattgaatgataaattttttttttagaaatcgagattgtatataggcctatacgctGTTAACGCCGGATTTTCATACATGATTTCAGGTGAACAATGCAAACGAAGTAAACATTTGTCATAACCGAATCATTAGTTTATCCTTCAATATGTGACAAGAACTCATGAGGTGGTGAGATTTCTTTACCAATTGGCTACCATGCGTATTATAACAGTCTATTGCAGAAAGGACAGTCTGAGAACTATAATGACATTCTCCCTTTGTATTTACTTGCCTATGTGTTCACTTGCCTTTGTATTTACTTTGCCTTATGGTAAACTCTCCATAAATGCCCACCACGAGTTCCTTTGCTGGTTACACAATTGGACAACCATTACAACCAACGACAACGTCATATTTATACTACAACCATTAATATAAGTGGAAGACTATATATGTAAGGATCATAGCGTGACATTTCATTTCCGCTGAACCCAGGCGTCTCATGAATATgaattttgagtatttttttctgtttaatcCGTTATATATCCTGTATATTTTCAGGTCGACGTACAATCGCACAGGAGGTCGAAGAAGAACAGATCGGTGAATACATATGGAGATACCCAAACTTCCTTGAAGACGAGATTTATGTGGAATTTGGAGTCAAGGCAGAACAAGATGCTAGAATTGTTTTCTCAGCGGAAAATGAATATTTAGATGACATCTATGAAGTCAGTAAGTGAAAAACCTATAGCTACGTGTTACTAGTTGGCACTCATAACAACAAGCTAGCTACCTTATACTAGTTGGCAGTCAGACGCGTaaccagtggggaggggggggggcgaccgccccacttgagcatatttttgagAGGTTTTGTAAtagtttttcacattttggaGTCTCGTCTGTCCAATGGGAGTCGACCAGTCGGGGGGTCCGGGTCGACTAGTTCTGTCAGCAAAATAGGTTCTTAATTATCAGCAGTTAAAACAAGCCTCCCTTCTTCATCAATCGACTTTGCTTGCCACTAAGTCAAGTATATTAGTTCAAACTTAGAACATGAATTCGGATTTCAGTCTTCCCAAGAATCAACACATAGAGTCATGCACACAATTGAacagtataaaacaaagttgtCTTAACTCCTTTCAGCTTAAAACATTGTTCGGGGTACCATGTGTAGTCTTCAGAATAATTGGCACTGACATGCACTAACCGTACCTCTGGTGTGAGATAATGAGCACCatcataaaatgaaagaaaaaataatatacaAGTAAAGTCAAATGAAATATGGTCAATAATTAGGAACATCTTAATTGCGTTTaattaaaagaaggaaaaacaatcCTACCACttcctgaa is part of the Apostichopus japonicus isolate 1M-3 chromosome 11, ASM3797524v1, whole genome shotgun sequence genome and harbors:
- the LOC139976459 gene encoding uncharacterized protein, producing MKFFATFAVFCYVAIYSVNSDTTSAVNPNYDPIINETFTIDDDFGTYRWGLRSPIDIDDQCFYVWFEVVSSNTVYIQFAATEEDGTDASYNIMIGNANNKYTCIQRGNGEWLLDINTPGIMTDEVQRFYIQLEHGVWTIGFHEGDVIGSVNDPNIQPIIYVGISSAAKSSWVFFWPGFGRRTIAQEVEEEQIGEYIWRYPNFLEDEIYVEFGVKAEQDARIVFSAENEYLDDIYEVMLGATYNILTCIRRKKGEEALVDLVTIDIVDPNEFRYFWVHYYINDDGQGIFSLGRYGEPEPYGVFKDDDPINVRYVGLTSFECVSSWLLWLPCARPSYVCETEIFDMRCDEGLIVIDSALYGRENLAYCPYEGPTAEATTCGDPAASLEAVKQQCRYQQACSIEATNEIFGEPCAGVPKYLQIEYRCCTCDD